The following are encoded together in the Scomber scombrus chromosome 7, fScoSco1.1, whole genome shotgun sequence genome:
- the cadm4 gene encoding cell adhesion molecule 4 isoform X1, translating to MAFASVWNYCVPLTIITVACLVRTARCQAVQAENVTVMEGGTAQISCRLQNYDGSIVVIQNPRRQTLFFNGTRALKDDRFQMVLFTPRLVRITLTNVSVMDEGGYFCQLYTDATHHQVATLSVLVPPETPTVEVKQEAVEGGEVELTCVSPRSKPAATLRWMRNGREIPGVVSQQENAKTFSVSSTIQIPVERKDNGAALSCEAFHPALGGQKRLRHYRLDVYFAPTVRIVPPSGILREGDSLSLTCSVTGNPLPRNIQWSKINDTLPERAEISGPTFQISRLSQSHNGTYLCQAQNDYGRAADHYTLLVYDNVSLTTTVPPTPTTQLITSHPSTPTLLTPSFAPDMKDPGAVVETHSAVPFAVIGGVLALLVFTVICVLIVTIWCSVRQKGSYLTHEASGLDEHGEVQEAFLNGNDASQGKKEYLL from the exons CCCGTTGTCAGGCGGTACAGGCAGAGAATGTGACAGTAATGGAGGGAGGTACGGCCCAGATCTCCTGCCGCCTGCAGAATTACGATGGATCAATTGTGGTCATCCAGAATCCCCGCCGGCAGACCCTCTTCTTCAACGGCACACGAG CTCTGAAAGACGATCGTTTCCAGATGGTGCTTTTCACACCACGGCTGGTGCGCATCACGTTAACCAACGTCAGTGTCATGGATGAAGGCGGCTACTTCTGCCAGCTCTACACGGATGCCACACACCACCAGGTGGCCACGCTCTCTGTCTTGGTTCCCCCAGAGACGCCCACGGTGGAGGTGAAGCAGGAAGCCGTGGAGGGCGGTGAGGTGGAGCTGACCTGTGTGTCACCACGCAGCAAGCCGGCCGCCACCCTGCGCTGGATGCGCAATGGCCGGGAGATACCAG gcGTGGTATCCCAGCAGGAGAACGCAAAGACGTTCAGCGTGTCCAGCACCATCCAGATCCCAGTAGAAAGGAAAGACAATGGGGCAGCACTGAGCTGCGAGGCATTCCACCCAGCCCTGGGTGGCCAGAAGAGACTTCGACACTACCGCCTGGATGTATATT TTGCACCTACAGTGAGAATTGTTCCTCCCTCTGGCATTTTGCGAGAGGGCGACTCGCTCAGCCTGACCTGCTCCGTGACTGGGAACCCTCT GCCCAGGAACATTCAGTGGTCGAAGATCAATGACACCTTACCTGAGAGAGCAGAGATTTCTGGCCCCACCTTTCAGATTTCCCGTCTCAGCCAATCACACAACGGGACATACTTGTGCCAGGCCCAGAACGATTATGGACGAGCCGCTGATCATTACACCCTATTGGTCTATG ATAATGTGTCACTCACTACCACGGTCCCTCCCACTCCTACCACCCAACTTATCACCTCCCATCCCTCCACCCCAACCCTCCTAACACCCAGCTTCGCCCCAGACATgaaag ATCCTGGTGCAGTGGTAGAGACTCACAGCGCAGTACCTTTTGCAGTGATAGGTGGCGTTCTGGCATTGCTGGTTTTCACCGTCATCTGTGTCCTCATTGTCACCATCTGGTGCTCCGTCCGACAgaaag GTTCCTATCTTACCCATGAGGCCAGTGGGTTGGATGAACATGGTGAGGTGCAGGAAGCCTTCCTCAATGGCAACGACGCCAGCCAGGGCAAGAAGGAGTACCTACTGTAG
- the LOC133983024 gene encoding adenosine receptor A2b-like, with amino-acid sequence MECLWLYSLCQCILSVAVIVVSVRLCMAVSGSGTVADVLEGTQGSRPQPGSVSCCLQLCLGWVGAIGGAVGVPVTVFLNLRTQQCLYTCITLVCSPLLVRQFTMFLLMLLTLDAHLQHHLAERYSTMVTRQRALCVVLLCWVGSVLSSFAQFIGSDILDTWRDDATGPHTAGLGMYGNRTTSLPLLTTSPPPKYHHDRKVIGKFLPYGGFLSKFYVEDMHNFTYAEIHSSHWGVCAPDIILSPHFLFYIHGMTVFMLPVLCLLAIYLDLLRMKPRKTPFSHADPPKHDSSRVRSLALSLSLLVLLCLPLQIIHALLLFSPNTNLPFWAHAMAMFLFQLYGVVPQLLFTPPRKQVSEERASFPLSVPHLPPASAPWFSAKHSLKAKVCPEV; translated from the exons ATGGAATGCCTGTGGCTGTACTCTCTGTGCCAGTGTATCCTTTCTGTAGCTGTGATCGTGGTGAGTGTGAGGTTATGTATGGCGGTGAGTGGCAGTGGTACCGTGGCAGATGTTCTGGAGGGAACCCAGGGTTCAAGGCCCCAACCTGGGAGTGTGTCATGCTGTCTTCAGCTGTGCCTGGGCTGGGTGGGGGCCATTGGGGGTGCGGTGGGGGTTCCTGTGACTGTGTTTCTCAACCTGCGAACCCAACAGTGTCTGTACACCTGTATAACCCTGGTGTGTAGCCCCCTGCTGGTGAGGCAGTTTACCATGTTCCTGTTAATGCTGCTGACACTGGACGCTCACCTGCAGCATCACTTGGCTGAAAG GTACTCCACAATGGTGACCCGTCAACGAGCTCTATGTGTGGTCCTGCTCTGCTGGGTGGGCTCTGTTCTGTCGTCCTTTGCCCAGTTCATTGGCTCAGATATCCTCGACACCTGGAGAGATGATGCGACTGGCCCACATACAGCTGGTCTTGGAATGTATGGCAACCGGACGACCTCTTTACCCCTTCTTACCACTTCCCCACCACCAAAGTACCATCACGACCGTAAGGTCATTGGAAAGTTTCTTCCTTATGGAGGCTTCCTGTCAAAGTTTTATGTGGAGGACATGCACAACTTCACCTATGCTGAAATTCACAGCAGTCACTGGGGAGTGTGTGCCCCTGATATCATTCTCAGCCCCCACTTCTTATTCTATATCCATGGGATGACAGTGTTCATGCTCCCCGTGCTTTGCCTGCTGGCCATTTACCTTGACCTGCTACGCATGAAGCCCAGAAAGACTCCTTTTAGTCATGCAGACCCCCCTAAACATGACTCCTCCAGGGTACGCTCCCTggctctgtccctctctcttttaGTTCTGTTGTGCCTGCCACTCCAAATTATCCATGCCCTCTTGCTCTTCTCCCCCAACACCAATCTTCCTTTTTGGGCTCACGCAATGGCCATGTTCCTCTTCCAGCTGTACGGTGTTGTGCCTCAGCTTCTTTTCACTCCTCCTAGGAAACAAGTGAGTGAAGAACGGGCAtcgtttcctctctctgtcccccACCTTCCACCTGCA TCAGCTCCATGGTTTTCAGCCAAACACTCCCTTAAAGCCAAAGTGTGCCCAGAGGTCTGA
- the cadm4 gene encoding cell adhesion molecule 4 isoform X2, protein MEGGTAQISCRLQNYDGSIVVIQNPRRQTLFFNGTRALKDDRFQMVLFTPRLVRITLTNVSVMDEGGYFCQLYTDATHHQVATLSVLVPPETPTVEVKQEAVEGGEVELTCVSPRSKPAATLRWMRNGREIPGVVSQQENAKTFSVSSTIQIPVERKDNGAALSCEAFHPALGGQKRLRHYRLDVYFAPTVRIVPPSGILREGDSLSLTCSVTGNPLPRNIQWSKINDTLPERAEISGPTFQISRLSQSHNGTYLCQAQNDYGRAADHYTLLVYDNVSLTTTVPPTPTTQLITSHPSTPTLLTPSFAPDMKDPGAVVETHSAVPFAVIGGVLALLVFTVICVLIVTIWCSVRQKGSYLTHEASGLDEHGEVQEAFLNGNDASQGKKEYLL, encoded by the exons ATGGAGGGAGGTACGGCCCAGATCTCCTGCCGCCTGCAGAATTACGATGGATCAATTGTGGTCATCCAGAATCCCCGCCGGCAGACCCTCTTCTTCAACGGCACACGAG CTCTGAAAGACGATCGTTTCCAGATGGTGCTTTTCACACCACGGCTGGTGCGCATCACGTTAACCAACGTCAGTGTCATGGATGAAGGCGGCTACTTCTGCCAGCTCTACACGGATGCCACACACCACCAGGTGGCCACGCTCTCTGTCTTGGTTCCCCCAGAGACGCCCACGGTGGAGGTGAAGCAGGAAGCCGTGGAGGGCGGTGAGGTGGAGCTGACCTGTGTGTCACCACGCAGCAAGCCGGCCGCCACCCTGCGCTGGATGCGCAATGGCCGGGAGATACCAG gcGTGGTATCCCAGCAGGAGAACGCAAAGACGTTCAGCGTGTCCAGCACCATCCAGATCCCAGTAGAAAGGAAAGACAATGGGGCAGCACTGAGCTGCGAGGCATTCCACCCAGCCCTGGGTGGCCAGAAGAGACTTCGACACTACCGCCTGGATGTATATT TTGCACCTACAGTGAGAATTGTTCCTCCCTCTGGCATTTTGCGAGAGGGCGACTCGCTCAGCCTGACCTGCTCCGTGACTGGGAACCCTCT GCCCAGGAACATTCAGTGGTCGAAGATCAATGACACCTTACCTGAGAGAGCAGAGATTTCTGGCCCCACCTTTCAGATTTCCCGTCTCAGCCAATCACACAACGGGACATACTTGTGCCAGGCCCAGAACGATTATGGACGAGCCGCTGATCATTACACCCTATTGGTCTATG ATAATGTGTCACTCACTACCACGGTCCCTCCCACTCCTACCACCCAACTTATCACCTCCCATCCCTCCACCCCAACCCTCCTAACACCCAGCTTCGCCCCAGACATgaaag ATCCTGGTGCAGTGGTAGAGACTCACAGCGCAGTACCTTTTGCAGTGATAGGTGGCGTTCTGGCATTGCTGGTTTTCACCGTCATCTGTGTCCTCATTGTCACCATCTGGTGCTCCGTCCGACAgaaag GTTCCTATCTTACCCATGAGGCCAGTGGGTTGGATGAACATGGTGAGGTGCAGGAAGCCTTCCTCAATGGCAACGACGCCAGCCAGGGCAAGAAGGAGTACCTACTGTAG